The Sphingomonas sp. So64.6b genome includes a region encoding these proteins:
- a CDS encoding pyridoxal phosphate-dependent aminotransferase, whose product MQPSAALARIKPSPTLAITSRVLELQRKGVDVIGLGAGEPDFDTPEFIKEAGIKAIRDGKTKYTNVDGTPELKDAVIFKFKRDNGLTYARDQITINAGGKHTLFNAMVATIDPGDEVVIPAPYWVSYPDVVLFANGTPVFVEAGPQQNYKLTPEQLEAAITPRTKWVILNSPSNPTGAAYSRAELKALGEVFERHPHVWIFADDMYEHIIYDDFEFTTIAEVCPSLYDRTLTANGCSKAYAMTGWRIGFAAGAPWLIKAMAKLQSQSTSNPCSIAQAASVAALTGDQAFLKDNAAKFQSRRDLVVSMLNQANGITCPRPEGAFYVYPEFSALIGKTTPKGKLIDTDEAFVAYLLDDAKVAAVQGAAFGLSPAMRISYATSEDLLREACERIQTACAALR is encoded by the coding sequence ATGCAGCCATCCGCCGCGCTCGCCCGTATCAAGCCTTCGCCGACGCTCGCGATCACCTCGCGCGTGCTGGAGCTGCAGCGCAAAGGCGTCGATGTGATCGGCCTCGGTGCCGGCGAGCCCGATTTCGATACGCCCGAATTCATCAAGGAAGCCGGGATCAAGGCGATCCGCGACGGCAAGACCAAATACACCAATGTCGACGGTACGCCCGAGCTGAAGGACGCGGTGATCTTCAAGTTCAAGCGCGACAACGGCCTGACCTATGCGCGCGACCAGATCACCATCAATGCCGGCGGCAAACATACCTTGTTCAACGCGATGGTCGCGACGATCGATCCGGGCGACGAGGTGGTCATTCCGGCGCCCTATTGGGTCAGCTATCCCGATGTCGTGCTGTTCGCGAACGGCACGCCGGTGTTCGTCGAAGCGGGTCCGCAGCAGAATTACAAGCTGACCCCGGAACAGCTTGAGGCGGCGATCACGCCGCGCACCAAATGGGTCATCCTGAATTCGCCGTCGAACCCGACCGGCGCCGCTTATTCGCGCGCCGAACTGAAGGCGCTGGGCGAGGTGTTCGAGCGCCATCCGCATGTCTGGATCTTCGCCGACGATATGTATGAGCATATCATCTATGATGACTTCGAATTCACCACGATCGCCGAGGTTTGCCCTTCGCTCTACGACCGCACGCTGACCGCGAACGGTTGTTCGAAGGCCTATGCGATGACCGGTTGGCGGATCGGTTTTGCCGCTGGCGCGCCTTGGCTGATCAAGGCGATGGCCAAGCTGCAGTCGCAATCGACCTCCAACCCCTGCTCGATTGCGCAGGCCGCGTCGGTTGCCGCGCTGACCGGCGACCAGGCATTCCTCAAGGACAATGCCGCCAAGTTCCAGTCGCGCCGCGATCTGGTCGTGTCGATGCTCAACCAGGCCAACGGCATCACCTGCCCGCGGCCCGAAGGCGCCTTTTATGTCTATCCCGAATTCTCCGCGCTGATCGGCAAGACCACGCCCAAGGGCAAGCTGATCGATACCGACGAGGCATTTGTCGCCTATCTGCTCGACGATGCGAAGGTCGCGGCGGTGCAGGGCGCGGCGTTTGGTCTCTCGCCGGCGATGCGG